The following coding sequences are from one Candidatus Hydrogenedentota bacterium window:
- a CDS encoding SIS domain-containing protein, which translates to MSFDTYLKGLNEALAAFDRSAFDAIIAAIKDAHDRDAVIYTCGNGGSAATASHMINDIVKAPADASGCRPLRAIGLSDCVPLMTALANDIEYAQMFSKQLEALGRPGDLLIAISGSGNSPNVLEAAKVARAKGMKVIGMTGYSGGKLKDLSDIHVNAPSNCMAQVEDVHMIIEHAFVEALKEVFGGKSSAPYA; encoded by the coding sequence ATTAGTTTCGATACCTATCTGAAAGGCCTCAACGAGGCATTGGCCGCGTTTGACCGTTCGGCGTTTGACGCCATTATAGCGGCTATCAAAGACGCTCACGACCGCGATGCGGTTATCTATACGTGCGGCAACGGCGGCAGTGCGGCAACGGCTTCCCACATGATCAATGACATCGTGAAGGCCCCGGCAGACGCTTCCGGGTGCCGTCCGTTGCGCGCGATTGGTCTTTCGGACTGTGTGCCTCTAATGACGGCGCTTGCCAACGACATCGAGTATGCCCAGATGTTCTCCAAGCAGTTGGAGGCGCTTGGGCGTCCCGGCGATCTGCTTATCGCGATTTCGGGCAGTGGCAATTCCCCCAATGTGCTGGAAGCCGCAAAGGTGGCGCGCGCCAAGGGGATGAAAGTCATCGGGATGACCGGCTACAGCGGCGGGAAACTCAAGGACTTGTCCGACATTCACGTCAATGCGCCTTCCAACTGCATGGCGCAGGTGGAAGACGTTCACATGATCATCGAGCATGCCTTTGTGGAGGCATTGAAGGAAGTCTTCGGCGGGAAGAGTAGCGCGCCGTACGCTTAG
- a CDS encoding nuclear transport factor 2 family protein — protein MPRETDTFKTTFDVMDQYIQKCRDFMDDWLLFNQILSGYASTGINKPQYESQFLKVKSKLAREHGVLKDRLGPDFRFSQDVLDVVFSSTTLEAVYAQSEVALKKLQSNWHRAFISINETLGALEEKRRRAEAGERVTVGGITFHIRKSKPIPKRKIALGSAAVMGVATIAFTVYFMRAFLGFWAPAAGEGINVTENMTDEQKVQTLLAVMKEAVESEDIDRIMTAISDKYSDEGGRGKTETRVFLQGFKTAGQMKGLRYALDNSQVTIEGDTGIVRGIDLIAETGTTTIALAIAREGDKWMVTSIGGL, from the coding sequence ATGCCAAGAGAAACGGACACATTCAAGACAACCTTCGACGTGATGGATCAGTACATCCAAAAGTGCCGTGACTTCATGGATGATTGGCTGCTCTTCAATCAAATCTTGAGCGGCTATGCGTCTACAGGAATCAACAAGCCGCAGTATGAATCCCAATTCCTCAAAGTAAAGAGTAAGCTGGCCCGCGAACACGGCGTCTTGAAAGACCGGTTAGGCCCCGACTTCCGCTTTTCGCAGGATGTTCTGGACGTGGTCTTCAGCTCGACCACCCTGGAAGCGGTCTACGCACAGTCAGAAGTTGCGCTGAAGAAGCTGCAATCCAACTGGCATCGCGCCTTCATATCCATCAACGAAACGCTGGGCGCATTGGAGGAGAAGCGGCGTCGCGCCGAGGCCGGCGAACGGGTAACCGTGGGTGGAATCACGTTTCACATCCGGAAATCGAAGCCGATTCCCAAACGCAAGATCGCCCTCGGTTCCGCTGCCGTCATGGGCGTTGCCACTATCGCATTCACGGTCTACTTCATGCGCGCCTTTCTGGGCTTCTGGGCTCCAGCAGCGGGAGAAGGCATTAATGTCACGGAGAATATGACCGATGAACAGAAAGTCCAGACTCTCCTCGCTGTCATGAAGGAAGCGGTTGAGTCAGAAGATATCGACCGAATCATGACGGCCATCTCCGATAAGTACTCCGACGAGGGAGGACGTGGCAAGACGGAAACGCGCGTATTTCTGCAGGGGTTCAAGACTGCGGGGCAGATGAAGGGCCTACGCTATGCTCTCGACAACTCGCAAGTGACAATCGAAGGCGATACCGGGATCGTTCGAGGGATTGACCTCATTGCGGAGACAGGCACGACTACCATTGCTCTCGCTATTGCGCGCGAGGGCGACAAATGGATGGTGACATCGATTGGCGGCTTGTAA
- a CDS encoding class I SAM-dependent methyltransferase has protein sequence MKHDEYAIMYRVEDSHWWYHGLRGMLSEHWQKYMKFDSPRILDAGCGTGAVLEMFATKAQTVGIDFASEALEFCRLRGLSHLGRASIADLPFADAAFDAVVSCDVLCHQSIPNKQATLTEIARTVKPGGLLFLNLPAYQWLMSSHDTHVLTNKRFSRSEVVRMLDVAGCDTLRSTYWNTCLFPPVLLTRLWRKIRPLPTSDLDGASGESLTSIFRTVLSVERACARLIDLPFGLSIFVVAQKRNA, from the coding sequence ATGAAGCACGACGAATACGCGATCATGTATCGCGTGGAAGACAGCCATTGGTGGTATCACGGTCTACGCGGCATGCTCTCGGAGCATTGGCAAAAGTACATGAAGTTCGATTCGCCGCGCATCCTCGATGCGGGATGCGGAACCGGCGCGGTATTGGAAATGTTTGCTACAAAGGCACAGACAGTTGGTATTGACTTTGCAAGTGAGGCACTTGAATTCTGCCGGCTCCGTGGATTGAGCCATTTGGGCCGCGCGTCTATCGCGGACTTACCATTCGCGGACGCGGCGTTCGACGCCGTCGTCTCATGCGACGTACTGTGCCATCAGTCCATCCCGAATAAACAAGCCACCCTGACAGAAATTGCTCGCACAGTGAAGCCTGGTGGCCTACTCTTCCTGAACCTGCCGGCCTACCAATGGCTGATGTCCTCGCATGACACGCACGTTCTCACCAACAAGCGTTTCTCACGTAGCGAAGTTGTGCGGATGCTGGACGTTGCCGGTTGCGATACGCTCCGCAGCACGTATTGGAACACATGTCTGTTTCCACCGGTGCTGCTAACGCGCCTCTGGCGGAAAATACGTCCGCTTCCCACATCCGATCTCGATGGAGCTTCTGGCGAAAGCCTCACGAGCATCTTTCGCACAGTCCTGAGCGTTGAACGCGCCTGCGCCCGCTTGATAGACCTTCCGTTCGGACTGTCGATATTCGTGGTCGCCCAAAAGCGAAACGCCTAA
- a CDS encoding SDR family oxidoreductase, whose translation MTTYLVTGGAGFIGSNLVEYLSEAGVRVRVLDNCSTGKLENLASMSGKYEFVKGDIRNPDTCRQAVEGVDFVLHHAAVPSVPRSVSDPLVSHEANATGTLNLLVAARESKVRRFINISSSSVYGNQPGGSRCESMMLSPLSPYAASKAAAEHYVRAFSECYGLEAVSLRYFNVFGPRQDPNSQYSAVIPLFISAVMRGEPPTIHGDGQQSRDFTYVENNVRACVLAATASIAARGQVYNIACGESTSVLSLATAIIEALDSKVQPRFVAARVGDVRTSCADIWRAREDLGYEVRVPFREGLAKTVAWYAKFP comes from the coding sequence TTGACAACCTATCTTGTGACAGGCGGGGCGGGATTCATCGGTTCCAATCTTGTCGAATACCTCTCAGAGGCCGGTGTCCGGGTCCGAGTGCTCGACAATTGCTCGACGGGTAAGCTCGAAAACCTGGCGTCGATGTCTGGCAAGTACGAGTTCGTCAAGGGTGACATCCGCAATCCGGATACATGCAGACAGGCAGTTGAAGGCGTGGACTTCGTACTTCACCACGCCGCCGTACCCTCTGTGCCACGGTCGGTATCGGACCCTCTCGTGTCGCACGAGGCCAACGCCACCGGAACGCTTAACTTGCTTGTAGCCGCGCGCGAGTCCAAAGTCCGCAGGTTCATCAACATTAGTTCCAGCAGCGTATACGGCAATCAGCCCGGCGGCAGCCGGTGCGAGTCCATGATGCTCTCCCCGCTTTCCCCCTATGCCGCCTCGAAGGCGGCCGCCGAGCATTATGTCCGTGCCTTCAGCGAATGCTACGGCCTTGAGGCTGTCAGTCTGAGGTATTTCAATGTGTTCGGCCCGCGTCAAGATCCCAATTCGCAATACAGCGCCGTCATACCACTATTCATCTCGGCGGTAATGAGGGGGGAACCGCCCACGATTCACGGCGATGGTCAACAATCGCGTGACTTCACCTACGTCGAAAACAACGTACGCGCGTGCGTGCTCGCCGCCACGGCCTCAATCGCCGCGCGGGGGCAGGTCTACAACATTGCCTGCGGCGAGTCTACCAGCGTGCTGAGTCTGGCCACCGCCATCATTGAGGCCCTCGACAGCAAGGTACAACCGCGCTTTGTGGCTGCGCGCGTGGGGGACGTGCGCACCTCCTGCGCCGATATTTGGCGGGCCCGGGAAGATCTGGGGTATGAGGTCCGTGTTCCGTTTCGAGAAGGATTGGCCAAGACCGTCGCCTGGTACGCCAAGTTCCCCTGA
- a CDS encoding nucleotide sugar dehydrogenase: MCLLWIEGGKPVRDTLFKKLADGSAVGGVIGLGYVGLPLVQHLCAVGYRVIGFDVDDAKVQQLSEGHSYIRHIPSEWIADVVGRRRFDPTADFNRLSEPDCISICVPTPLDKNREPDLQYVRATAEDLSRTLRPGQLIVLESTTYPGTTTELVLPILESSGLEVGKDFFLAFSPEREDPGNPRFTISNIPKVVGGVTDTCSEVAAQYYSRIFQRIVPVTTPEAAELCKLLENIFRSVNIALVNELKILCDRMGIDIWEVIDAAATKPFGYMPFYPGPGLGGHCIPIDPYYLSWRAREFDFVTRFIELSGEINTSMPMYVVTRTMEALNDRGKPMRGARILVLGAAYKKDIDDIRESPSVKLIQLLQERGAEVDYNDPYVPRISPGRHHSLELESVDLSAETLAKYDCVLISTAHTAYDPAFIVANARLLVDTRNMTRGIDCPPGVVVKA; encoded by the coding sequence ATGTGTTTACTCTGGATAGAGGGAGGGAAACCGGTGCGCGATACGTTGTTCAAGAAGTTGGCGGACGGGTCTGCGGTTGGGGGAGTCATCGGCCTGGGGTATGTTGGCCTTCCTCTCGTGCAGCATTTGTGCGCCGTAGGCTATCGGGTCATCGGCTTTGACGTGGACGACGCCAAAGTCCAGCAGTTGTCAGAAGGCCACAGCTACATTCGGCACATCCCGTCGGAATGGATTGCCGATGTCGTAGGTCGAAGACGTTTTGATCCTACGGCTGACTTCAATCGCTTATCCGAACCGGATTGCATCAGCATTTGTGTACCAACGCCGCTTGACAAGAACCGCGAGCCGGATCTGCAATACGTGCGCGCCACTGCCGAGGATTTATCCCGGACCCTTCGCCCCGGGCAGCTAATTGTTCTCGAGAGCACAACCTACCCCGGAACCACCACCGAACTCGTCTTGCCGATTCTGGAGTCGAGTGGGCTGGAGGTAGGGAAGGACTTCTTCTTGGCCTTTTCTCCCGAGCGGGAGGACCCGGGCAACCCGCGATTCACCATAAGCAACATTCCTAAAGTCGTGGGCGGAGTAACAGACACGTGCTCGGAAGTCGCGGCCCAGTATTACAGCCGGATCTTTCAGCGAATCGTACCCGTCACCACGCCGGAGGCCGCGGAACTCTGCAAACTACTAGAGAACATCTTTCGCAGCGTAAATATCGCTCTCGTCAATGAACTAAAGATTCTCTGCGACCGGATGGGCATCGACATTTGGGAAGTCATCGACGCCGCGGCCACAAAACCTTTTGGCTACATGCCCTTTTATCCGGGGCCGGGCCTTGGCGGTCATTGCATCCCCATCGATCCCTATTACCTGAGCTGGCGCGCGCGGGAATTCGATTTCGTCACTCGTTTCATCGAACTTTCCGGAGAGATCAACACGTCGATGCCGATGTACGTGGTCACGCGCACGATGGAGGCGCTCAATGATCGCGGCAAACCCATGCGGGGAGCGAGAATTCTGGTATTGGGCGCGGCATACAAAAAGGACATCGACGATATTCGTGAGTCGCCCTCGGTCAAGCTCATCCAACTACTGCAGGAGCGAGGCGCAGAGGTCGACTACAACGACCCGTACGTACCTAGGATTTCCCCCGGCAGACATCATAGTCTCGAATTGGAGTCCGTAGATCTCTCGGCGGAAACGCTGGCCAAGTACGATTGCGTGCTGATTTCCACGGCGCACACGGCGTATGACCCCGCATTTATCGTCGCAAACGCACGCCTTCTGGTCGACACACGAAACATGACCCGAGGGATAGACTGCCCGCCGGGCGTCGTCGTGAAGGCCTAA
- a CDS encoding DUF1501 domain-containing protein encodes MDPIQEKDLLLTRRRFFGLCSVGIGTAALGSMLAPQAFAETASQGHGLAGVPHFAPRAKRIIYLFMSGGPSQLDLFDFKPGLQGVHGTDLPDSIRMGQRLTTMTSGQKHFPVVSSMFKFAQRGQSGSWMSDLIPHMASIADEFCVIKTVNTEAINHDPAITYIQTGSQLPGRPSLGSWLSYGLGDMNKDLPAFVVMMSISDPNRGAQALFDRLWGNGFLPSEYQGVKFRSGTDPVLYLSNPPGVSKEARRRELDALAKLNRIQLDSFADPEINTRIAQYEMAYRMQTSVPELSDISNEPESTFALYGEDARKPGTYAFNCLMARRLAERDVRFIQLYHRDWDQHNNLPKDLTLNCKDTDQATAGLILDLKQRGMLDDTLVVWGGEFGRTVYCQGDLTADNYGRDHHGRCFTMLLAGGGMKTGITYGETDDFGYNIVKDPVHIHDLNATILNRMGVDHEKLTYRFQGRDFRLTDVHGNLVKGVIA; translated from the coding sequence ATGGACCCGATTCAAGAGAAGGACCTGCTGCTTACACGGCGACGTTTCTTCGGATTGTGCAGTGTTGGCATTGGAACGGCGGCACTGGGATCGATGCTCGCTCCGCAAGCATTTGCCGAGACGGCCTCGCAGGGTCATGGATTGGCGGGCGTCCCCCACTTTGCGCCGCGCGCCAAGCGGATCATCTACCTGTTTATGTCGGGTGGGCCGTCGCAATTGGATCTATTCGACTTTAAGCCAGGGCTTCAAGGCGTACACGGAACGGATTTGCCTGATTCCATTCGCATGGGGCAGCGACTCACGACGATGACCTCGGGGCAGAAGCATTTCCCGGTGGTTTCGAGTATGTTCAAGTTTGCCCAGCGCGGGCAGAGCGGCTCGTGGATGAGTGACCTGATTCCGCATATGGCGTCCATTGCCGACGAGTTCTGTGTCATCAAGACCGTGAACACGGAAGCCATCAATCACGACCCGGCCATCACCTATATTCAGACGGGGAGTCAACTGCCGGGCCGTCCCAGCTTGGGGTCATGGCTCAGCTATGGCCTTGGCGACATGAACAAGGATCTCCCTGCATTCGTGGTGATGATGTCGATATCCGACCCGAATCGTGGGGCGCAAGCGCTCTTTGACCGGCTCTGGGGCAACGGGTTTCTGCCGTCTGAGTATCAGGGCGTCAAGTTCAGATCCGGTACCGATCCTGTGCTGTATCTCAGCAATCCGCCCGGAGTGAGCAAAGAGGCGCGCCGTCGTGAACTCGATGCGTTGGCAAAGCTCAACAGAATCCAATTGGATTCGTTTGCCGATCCCGAGATCAATACGCGTATTGCTCAATACGAAATGGCCTACCGCATGCAAACCTCGGTTCCGGAGTTGTCGGACATCTCCAACGAGCCTGAGAGCACATTCGCATTGTACGGAGAAGACGCGCGGAAGCCCGGCACATACGCCTTCAATTGTCTTATGGCGCGGCGATTGGCCGAACGCGATGTGCGGTTCATTCAGCTTTATCACCGCGATTGGGATCAGCACAACAATCTGCCCAAAGATCTAACGCTGAACTGCAAGGACACGGATCAGGCTACGGCCGGATTGATTCTGGATCTGAAGCAACGGGGTATGCTCGACGATACGCTGGTGGTGTGGGGTGGCGAGTTCGGACGAACGGTGTATTGCCAGGGCGATCTCACGGCCGACAATTACGGCCGCGATCATCATGGCCGCTGTTTCACGATGTTGCTCGCCGGAGGTGGGATGAAGACGGGAATCACCTATGGGGAAACAGACGATTTTGGGTACAACATCGTCAAGGACCCCGTACACATTCACGATCTCAATGCGACGATCCTGAATCGTATGGGCGTCGATCACGAGAAACTGACGTATCGCTTCCAAGGGCGCGATTTCCGGCTGACGGACGTGCACGGCAACCTTGTTAAGGGCGTCATCGCGTAG